Below is a window of Streptomyces sp. NBC_01429 DNA.
GCGGGGCGGGCGCGGATCTCGGCCAGGGTGCCGGTGCGCGCGGCGGCCGTGACGGGGTAGGGGTCGGTGCCCTCGGCGCGCAGCCGTTCGAGCTTGCGGTGGCGGATCCGCGTCTGCTCGGGCAGGTGCCGCTCCCCCGGCCCGCCGACCGGTGCGAGCCCCGGGGCGGCGCCGGGGACCGCGGGCGGGAGCGGGACGGGAGCGGCGCCGCCCAGCACGCCCAGCACGCCCGGCCCGCGGCGGCGCCGTCGTCGCGCGAACGGCCGCGGTACGGGCACGAACCCCTCGACGATCCCGGAGGCGAGCGCGACCCGGGCGAGCGAGCCGGCGTCCGCGTAGCACAGGAAGCGCGGGAACCACTGCGGCCGGTACTTCACGTTGGAGCGGTACATCGCCTCCAGCTGCCACCAGCGGGAGAAGAACAGCAGCAGGCCGCGCCACAGCCGCAGCACCGGTCCCGCGCCGATCCTGGCGCCCTCCTCGAAGGCCGAGCGGAAGACGGCGAAGTTCAGCGAGATCCGGCGGACGCCGAGCCGGGGCGCCCGGTCGCACAGCTCGGCGACCATGAACTCCATGACCCCGTTGGGCGCGCCCCGGTCGCGGCGCATCAGGTCCAGCGAGATGCCGTCGGCGCCCCAGGGGACGAAGGAGAGCAGCGCGATCACCCGGCCCTCCGCGTCGATCGCCTCGACCAGCAGGCAGTCGCCGTCGGCCGGGTCGCCGAGCCGGTCGAGCGCCATGGAGAAGCCCCGCTCCGCCTCGGTGTCCCGCCAGGCGTCGGCCCGGTCGGTGACCTCGGCCATCTCCTCTCCGGTGAGGGACGAGTGACGGCGGATACGGGTGGTGGCGCCCGCTCTGCGGACCCGGTTGACGGCCTGCCGGATGACCCGCATCTCGCGGCCCGCCAGGTCGAACCGGTCGGTGCGCAGGATCGCCTCGTCACCGAGCTGGATGGCGCCGAGCCCGGCGCGCGCGTAGGCGGTGGCGCCCGTCTCCGAGGCGCCCATCACGGCCGGGGCCCAGGCGTAGCGGCGGGCGAGGTCGAGCCATGCCGCGATGGCGGGCGCCCACGCCTCCCGGTCGCCGACCGGGTCGCCGCTGGCGAGACAGACACCGGTCTGGACGCGGTAGGTGACGGCGGCCTTGCCGCTGGGCGAGAAGACGACGGCCTTGTCCCGGCGGGTGGCGAAGTAGCCGAGGGAGTCCTGTGCTCCGTACGCGCCCAGCAGGGCGCGGATCCGGGGCTCCTCGTCGCCGTGCAGGGCCGACTCCATGCGCTGGGAGCGGAAGAGGGATCCGGCGGCGGCGAGCAGCGCCAGCGCGCCGAACAGCCCGAGGAAGAAGAACAGCGCCCGGGGCGGGGTTCCGTCGAAGCTGCCGCCGGAGGCGAGCCCGCCCAGCACCCGGTTGGCGGCCCACAGCGGCCGCTGGCCGGGGACGAGCGTGCCGGGGAAGAGCTCGACCAGGCCCCAGCCGAGCAGGGTCCCGGCGGCCAGTGAGAGGACCAGCACCAGCAGGGCCCGCCGGAAGGCGCCGTGGCGGGTCTCGGCGTAGAAGCGGCCGCGCGCGAGGACCAGCACGGCGAGCGCCGCGCAGCACAGCACGAGGTTGGGGAGCCACTCCCACTCCTCCAGTGTCACCAGCGGTACGTCGACCAGGACCAGCAGCCCCAGGTAGACGACGACCAGCCACCAGGCGACGCGCTTCCTGGCGCCGATGGCCGCGGCGAGGAACAGCAGGAAGACGGCGTACGCGAGGTTGGCGCTGACCGGGACGAACACGGTGTCGAGGAAGAGGGTGACCGGCCCGGCCGCGCGGCGCAGCGGGGCGATGAGCGCGATGACCGCGCAGTACAGGCCGAGAGCCACGAAGAACATCGCGAACGCGCCCGGCACCCGGCTCAGAAAGCGGTCGCGGGCGGACGGGGACTCCTGCGCGCGGACACTCATGATCCGACTCTAGGGAGACCGCCGCCGGGTCGCCCGTCGGGAGCCGGTAGCCTGCCTGCCGTGACCGACCAGCAGCACACTCGATTCGAACGCGGGACCGACGGCCCGAAGGTGATCGTCGTCGGCGTGGACGGATCGCAGTCCTCGTTCCGCGCCGCCGCCTACGCGGGCGGTCTCGCGCGGCGGCAGAAGGCGCTGCTCGCCATCGTCTACGTACAGCCCGTGATGGCGGCCGGTGCCTCGCTCGGCATTCCGACCGTGGCGACCACCGGCGAGGTGGCCGAGGAGCTGGTGCGGGAGATCCGTACGGCCATAGAGCGCGTCAAGGATGTCTGGGACGTGCGCTGGGAGTTCCACACCTTCCACGGCGACCCGTACAACGGGCTGGTCACCGCGGCCGAGGAGCTGACGGCGGACGCGGTGGTGGTGGGCGCCTCGGAGTCGGCGGGGCACCGGATCGTCGGTTCGGTGGCGGTACGGCTGGTGAAGGCCGGGCGCTGGCCGGTGACGGTCGTCCCGTAGGCCGGGAGCGGGGCCCGCGCCCGGCGGGAGCGGCTACCCGGGGGTCAGTCCGTCGGCCGCGGCGCCGCGGCTCAGGACGGTGGCGCTGATGTCGGAGAGGACCTCGCGGTAGTCGTCGCGCTCCGGGTCCTGGCGGACGGCCTCGCGCAGGTTCACCACGCGGCCGGTGTCCGTGTCCATCAGCTGCGGGATGAACTCGGCCTTGCGGACGGGCCAGCGCTGCCCCTTCGCGGCGGGCGGCCCGAAGGTGAAGCGGCCGATGGAGCCCTGGTTGCCGCGCCCGTCCAGCTCGCCGTCGTCGTTGGTCATCACACCGGCGATCTGGTCGCCCATGCCGTAGATGATCCAGGTGCCGTTGACCTTCTCGTACGCCTGCGGGACATGTGCGTGGGTGCCGAGGATCAGATCGATGTCGGGCCGGGCGCCGGTGCGGGACGCGGTGAGCCCGCGGCCCAGGTCCAGCTGGATCTCGTCGGGGTCGGTCTGCCACTCGGTGCCCCAGTGAAGGCTGACCACGACGACGTCGGCGCCGGCCTTTCTGGCGGCGCGTGCGTCGGCGACGATCTTCTTCTCGTCGATCAGGGCGACGGCCCAGGGCTGTCCGTCGGGGAACGGATGGTCGTTGACGCCGTAGGTGTAGGACAGTTGGGCGATCCGGGCGCCGCCCGCCGTCAGCAGGGCGGGACGCGTCGCCTCGGCGGCCGAGCGGGCCGTGCCGGTGTGCCGGACGCCCGCCTTGTCGAGGGCGTCGAGGGTGCGCCGTACCCCGGCGGAGCCGTCGTCGAGGGCGTGGTTCGAGGCGGTGGAGCAGGAGTCGTAGCCGGTGTCCTTGAGCCCCTGGGCCACCTCGGGCGGGGAGACGAAGTCCGGGTAGCCGGTGAAGGGGCCGTCGTCCTCGCCGTAGACGGTCTCCATGTGGCAGATCGCCGCGTCCGCCCCGGAGATGACGGGCTTGACCGCGGCGAGCATCGGCGCGAAGTCGTGGCCGGAGCCGTCCGCGTCGGCGTGGGCCCGGCTGATCACCGACTCGTGCGGCAGGACGTCGCCGGAGGCGGCCAGGGTGAAGCCCCGGGCCGGCGCGGTGGCCGGGGCGGAGCCCCCGCGCGGGGGGCCGTGCGGTCCGGGTGGTCCCGGGGGGCCGGCGCAGGCCGCCGCGGCCGTGCCGAGCAGGGCCGCGGCGGCCACCGCTCCGTATCGCATGCGCTGAGTCATCGGGGGCGCTCCATGGTCCGGGAATACCGTCCCCATGAATCCATATAGTCATATAAACGGATGTCAAGGAGCCAAGCCGACACCACGCCCCAATAGGACCGAACGCCCCCTGACGACCGTTCACCGCACCACTCGTCGCAGTGAGCGACCGCTCGTCGCAGATCTCTGCGCGCTGTCTGTCCCCCGGCGCCGCCATGCGTTCGGATACGCCACACGGCAGCGCGCCGCGCGGGACAGCCGCACCGGCGGGAAAGGGCGTTCACGATGACCACGGCCACGGAGACGACCGACGAGCGAGCGCTGAGCGACCTTCAGCGCCGGCACGGGCCCGCCCTGCTGAACTTCCTGCTCGGCCTGACCTACGGCGACCGGCAGCGGGCCGAGGACCTGGTCCAGGAGACCCTGGTGCGGGCCTGGCTCCACCCCGAGGCGTTCGACGGGCCGTTCGAGTCGATGCGGCCCTGGCTGTTCACCGTCGCCCGCCGGCTCGCGATCGACGCCCGCAGATCGCGGCTGGCCCGCCCGCCGGAGGTCGGTGACGCGGGCCTCGCCGCCACGCCCGACCCCGAGGACCGTACGGAGAGCGCCGTCGCGGCGCTGGACGTGCGGCGGGCGGTGCGCACCCTGAGCGCCGAGCACCGCGCGGTGCTCGTCCAGCTCTACTTCCGGGGGCTGAGCGTGAACGAGGCGGCGGCGGTGCTGGGCATTCCGCCGGGCACGGTCAAGTCCCGTTCCTACTACGCCCTGCGGGCACTGGGCCGCGCGCTGCCCGGCTACCGGAGGTCGTCCTCGTCCAGGAACGCGAGCAGTGACGGCGTGTCGGCCACCTCCAGATAGGCCGCGCCGCACGGGTCGCACCCCGCCAGATGGTCCGCGACCCGCCGGTCCTCCTCGGGGCCGAGCGCTTCGAGCACATAGGCGCCGAGCAGCGACCGCACATGTGGGCCGGATTCGTCCGCTCCATCGGCGGACCCGTCACCGTCGGCCACACCCGTCACAATCCGCTCCCGTCAGCCGCCCGATCCTGCCCTTCTGGCCACGCGGAGGGGCTGCCGCCGGTTCAATGCTCCCTTAAGCAGGCTTCGGGGGAAGGAAGGAAGGCGGAAAATCGATGCGTCCGGAATGTACTGAAGGGGAAGGGGCGGGCGGTGGCGGGCTGCTGGTGCCCATGGCGTGGATGTACGCGGAGTACATCGCCGACGAGCTGCTGCGCACCGGCGATCTGATGCCACCGACGACCCTGGAGTACCGGGCCGGCCGGGACGCGCTGGCCCTGACCATCTTCCTCTCCGACGGCTCGGTGGGCGGCCCGCGCGTCGTGGCCAGGATGGAGGAGTGGCGCTCGCTCACGGCGTACGGGACGTGCTGGCGGGAGTGGGTCTGCGCGCGGCTCGACCGGCTGGAGGCGGTCGACTTCGAGTCGGGCTCGCAGAAGCGCGATCCCGATCTGGCGCTGGCGGGCACCGCCTGGCGGTGGCTGGAGGAGACGGAGCTGCTCGCGCCGGACCTCGACGCCATGGCGCCCTACGGCGCCGATCCGTTCACCGCTGGCGAGGAGGAGGGGCCGCAGGTGTGGACGCCGGCGTGGCAGCTCGGGCTGCCGCTGGGGCATCTGGCGATTCATCTGTTCTGAACCGGCGCGCGGCGTACGGCCGGTCCACGTGCTCGCGCGCGTGCCGGCGGGTGCGGGGTACGGGCCGCCCGGTGCGGGCCGGCCGCCGCGCGGGCCCGGTCAGCTGCCGTGCACGCCCGCGCGGTACTTGGGGATGCGGACCGTGATCCTCGTACCGGCGCCGACGCCCGTCTCGATGACCAGGCCGTACTCGTCCCCGTAGACCTGGCGCAGCCGTTCGTCCACGTTGAGCAGGCCGATCCCGGTGGACGCGCCGCCCTCGCCGCGCAGGATCCGGCGCAGCCGGTCCGGCTCCATGCCGACCCCGTCGTCCTCGATGACCACCTCGGCCTCGGCTCCGGCGTCGAGCGCGCTGATGGTGATCCGGCTGGTGGTGGCGGCCCCTTCGAGGCCGTGCTTGACGGCGTTCTCCACGAGCGGCTGGAGGCAGAGGAACGGCATCGCGACGGGCAGCACCTCGGGGGCGACCTGGAGCGTCACGGAGAGCCGCTCGCCGAAGCGGGCCCGCACCAGGGCCAGATACTGGTCGATGGAGTGCAACTCGTCGGCCAGGGTGGTGAAGTCGCCGTGGCTGCGGAACGAGTAGCGGGTGAAGTCCGCGAATTCCAGCAGGAGTTCCCGGGCGCGGTCCGGGTCGGTACGGACGAACGAGGCGATCGCGGCGAGCGAGTTGAAGATGAAGTGCGGCGAGATCTGGGCCCGCAGCGCCTTGATCTCGGCCTCGATCAGCCGGGTGCGGGAGCGGTCCAGCTCGGCCAGTTCCAGCTGTACGCAGACCCAGCGGGCGACCTCTCCGGCGGCTCTGACCAGGACGGCGGACTCGCGCGGCGCGTAGGCAACCAGCGTGCCGAGCACCCGGTTGTCGACGGTGAGCGGGACGGCGACGCCCCAGCGCAGGGAGCAGTCCAGGTCGCCGCAGCCGTCCGCGAAGGCCGTGCCGCGGCCGCTGTCGAGCACCCCCTCGACCCGTTCCATCACCCGCTCGCCGTGGTGCTCACCGCTGCCGTCCCAGGCGAGGACCCGCTCCCGGTCGGTGAGGCAGAGCGCGTCGGTGCCCAGCAGGGAGCGCAGCCGCCGGGCGGCCTTGCGCGCGCTCTCCTCGGTGAGTCCGGCTCGCAGCGGGGGTGCGGCGAGGGAGGCGGTGTGCAGCGTCTCGAAGGTGGCGTGCTCCACGGGGGTGCCGACATCGCTGGGGCGCGCGGGGCGGGCGGTGCGCCGGCCGAGCAGGAAGCCGCCCGCGAGGAGCAGCGCGGCGAGCACCGTCAGCACGGCGAGGGCGGACGGGCTCATGTCAGACCCTCCGGCAGGTGGAAGCGGGTCATGGCGGCGTTGGTGCCCGCCGGTATCCGGGTCCTGGTGGCCAGGGACACCAGGATCATGGCGAGGAAGCCGACCGGTACGGACCAGACGGCGGGCCAGGCGAGCAGGGCGTGCGGCCAGCCGGACCGTACGGTCCCGGTCACCGTGATCACCGTCGCGGCGAACGAGAGTCCGCCGCCGAGCAGCAGCCCGGCGATCGCGCCGGGCGGGGTGAGCCGGCGCCACCAGATGCCCAGGACCAGCAGCGGACAGAACGACGAGGCGGAGACCGCGAAGGCCATGCCCACGGAGTCGGCCACGGGCGCGTTGCTGACCAGCAGCGATCCGCACAGCGGGACGACGATGGCGAGCGGGGTGGCGAGCCTGAACTGCCGTACGCCGCGCGCGGGCAGTACGTCCTGGGTGAGGACGCCGGCGACGGCCATGGTCAGTCCGGAGGCGGTGGAGAGGAACGCGGCGAACGCGCCGCCCGCGACGAGGGCGCCGAGCAGATCCCCGCCGAGGCCGCCGATCGCCCGCTCCGGCAGCAGCAGCACGGCGGCGTCGGCGTCGGTGCCGTGCGGAAGCCCCGGTGCGTAGATGCGGCCGAGCGCTCCGTAGACGGGCGGCAGCAGGTAGAACACGCCGATCAGCGCCAGTACGGCCACGGTGGTGCGGCGGGCGGCCCGGCCGTTGGGGCTGGTGTAGAAGCGGACGACGACATGGGGCAGCCCCATCGTGCCGAGGAAGGTCGCCACGATCAGGCCGTAGGTGGCGTAGAGGGGATGGTCCGCGCGGACGGCGACGGCGGAGGCGAGGTCGAGGGCGGGGCGCGGCCGGTCGTCGCCCCGCCAGGCCAGCAGCAGGAAGATCGCGGGCACCAGCAGCGCGGTGAGCTTGAGCCAGTACTGGAACGCCTGGACGAAGGTGATGCTGCGCATCCCGCCCGCCGCGACCGCCGCCACGACGACCAGGGCGACGAGCACTCCGCCGAACCAGCCGGGCGCTCCGGTGAGGATCTTCAAGGTCAGTCCCGCGCCCTGGAGTTGGGGGACGAGGTAGAGCCAGCCCGCGCCGACCACGAACACGCTGACGAGTCGGCGCACCGCCCGCGATTCGAGCCGTCCCTCGGCGAAGTCCGGCAGGGTGTAGGCGCCGGACCTGCGCAGGGGCGCGGCGACGAAGACGAGCAGGACGAGGTATCCGGCGGTGTAGCCGACCGGGTACCAGAGCATGTCGGGGCCGTGCAGCAGCACCAGGCCCGCGATGCCGAGGAAGGAGGCGGCGGAGAGGTATTCGCCGCTGATCGCGGCGGCGTTGAGCGCGGGGCCGACCGTGCGGGAGGCGACGTAGAAGTCGGAGGTGGTACGGGATATCCGCAGCCCGAAGCCGCCGACGAGCACGGTGGCGAGCACGACGACGGCGACGGCCGTCACCGTGTAACTCTGGCTCACGGCGCGGGCCGCCCCTTCACCAGCCGGGCGAAGTCACGCTCGTTGCGCTCCGCGCGCCGTACGTACCACCAGCCGCCCAGAGTGAGCAGCGGATACGCGGCGAAGCCGAGCACCGCCCAGACGGCGGTCGCGTCGCGCAGGGCGGCGAAGGCGAGCGGCAGGGTGCCGCCGGTCAGCGCGAGCACCGTGAACACAGTGAGCCCGGCCCGTAGTTGACTGCGCATCAGGGAGCGGACATAGGCGTCGCCGAGGGCGGTCTGTTCCTCGATCTCGGCCTGGGCGCGGTAGCGCGGCAGCGGGCGTACGCGCCGGGGCTCACCGGTGACGACCTCGCGCCGGGGCGCGGACTCCCCCGTCATCGCTCCTGCCGCATCAGCAGGTCGCGCAGCGCGCGGGCGTGGCGGCGGCTGACGGCCAGCTCGGCGTCGCCGACGCGGACGCTCATCGCGCCCGCGTCCAGGCGCAGTTCGTCGATCCGGGCCAGCGCGACGAGATGGCGGCGGTGGATCCGGACGAAACCGCGCGAGCGCCAGCGCTCCTCCAGTGTGCTGAGCGGGATCCGTACGAGATGGCTGCCGGTGTCGGTGTGCAGCCGGGCGTAGTCGCCCCGGGCCTCGGCGTAGGCGATGTCGGCCACGGCGACGAACCGGATCACCCCGCCCAGCTCGACCGTGATCTGGTCGGCGGCCGGGGGCGGTTCGGGCGCCGGGGAGCGCTCGCCCACCAGTTCGGCGACCCGGCGTACGGCCTCGGCGAGGCGCTCCCTGCGGACGGGTTTGAGCACGTAGTCGACGGCCTTGAGATCGAAGGCCCGCACGGCGAAGCCCTCGTGCGCCGTGACGAAGACGATCAACGGCGGCTCGGCGAAGCCGGCCAGCAGCCGGGCGACATCGAGTCCGGTGAGCCCGGCCATGTGGATGTCGAGGAAGACCACATCGACGGCGTCGGGCCCCGCGGGACCCGAGTCGAGCGCGGCGCCGATCCGGCGCAGCGCCTCCGTGGCGCCGGTGGCTCCTTCGGCCGCACGGACGCGCGGGTCGGCCCTGAGCAGATAGAGCAGCTCCTCAAGGGCCGGTTCTTCGTCGTCCACAGCCAGTACGCGCAGCATGAGGCCGGAGTTTAGATCCTGCGGGGCCGCACGGGACCGGGCAGGACCCGTGGGATCGTCATGCGAACGCGCCACGGTTTGAGTGAATCCGTACTTCGCTGCGTAACAGACAATATGCGGACCTTGGACCTCCATCGTGATGTCGGCGCCTACGCCCTCGGGGTGCTGGACGCCTCGGACGCCTTCCGCTTCGAGGACCATCTGATGGTCTGCCCGCAGTGCACACTGCTGCTGGCGGACTTCGGCGGAGTGAAGGCACAACTCGACCGATATGCCCGGCAGACCCCCGCCGAGGTGGCACCGTACGCCGTCGCCGGCCCGGAGCT
It encodes the following:
- the lysX gene encoding bifunctional lysylphosphatidylglycerol synthetase/lysine--tRNA ligase LysX gives rise to the protein MSVRAQESPSARDRFLSRVPGAFAMFFVALGLYCAVIALIAPLRRAAGPVTLFLDTVFVPVSANLAYAVFLLFLAAAIGARKRVAWWLVVVYLGLLVLVDVPLVTLEEWEWLPNLVLCCAALAVLVLARGRFYAETRHGAFRRALLVLVLSLAAGTLLGWGLVELFPGTLVPGQRPLWAANRVLGGLASGGSFDGTPPRALFFFLGLFGALALLAAAGSLFRSQRMESALHGDEEPRIRALLGAYGAQDSLGYFATRRDKAVVFSPSGKAAVTYRVQTGVCLASGDPVGDREAWAPAIAAWLDLARRYAWAPAVMGASETGATAYARAGLGAIQLGDEAILRTDRFDLAGREMRVIRQAVNRVRRAGATTRIRRHSSLTGEEMAEVTDRADAWRDTEAERGFSMALDRLGDPADGDCLLVEAIDAEGRVIALLSFVPWGADGISLDLMRRDRGAPNGVMEFMVAELCDRAPRLGVRRISLNFAVFRSAFEEGARIGAGPVLRLWRGLLLFFSRWWQLEAMYRSNVKYRPQWFPRFLCYADAGSLARVALASGIVEGFVPVPRPFARRRRRRGPGVLGVLGGAAPVPLPPAVPGAAPGLAPVGGPGERHLPEQTRIRHRKLERLRAEGTDPYPVTAAARTGTLAEIRARPAPPAGSRTGGGAPVTAAGRVMAVRDLGGIVFAVLRDWSGDLQIALTREGDGAGGPLERFTRDIDLGDHITATGRIGASDRGEPTLFATDWQLTAKCLRPLPDKRRGLADPEARVRARHLDLVTRPGARTAVRVRSAAVQGLRQGLLDRGYLEVETPMLQQIHGGANARPFTTHINAYDLDLYLRIAPELYLKRLCVGGMEKVFELGRTFRNEGVSAKHNPEFTMVEAYQAFADYDVMLDLARELIQGAATAALGAQIARRTGPDGKPFVLDISGPWPVRTVYGALSEALGEEVGADSGERELRRLCDRARVPHTHCGGRGAVVLEMYERLVEARTGPPVFYKDFPADVSPLTRPHRHDPRLAERWDLVAYGVELGTAYSELTDPVEQRRRLTEQSLLAAGGDPEAMELDEGFLDALECAMPPTGGLGLGVDRLVMFLTGLTIRETLPFPLVRRG
- a CDS encoding universal stress protein, translated to MTDQQHTRFERGTDGPKVIVVGVDGSQSSFRAAAYAGGLARRQKALLAIVYVQPVMAAGASLGIPTVATTGEVAEELVREIRTAIERVKDVWDVRWEFHTFHGDPYNGLVTAAEELTADAVVVGASESAGHRIVGSVAVRLVKAGRWPVTVVP
- a CDS encoding CapA family protein; translated protein: MTQRMRYGAVAAAALLGTAAAACAGPPGPPGPHGPPRGGSAPATAPARGFTLAASGDVLPHESVISRAHADADGSGHDFAPMLAAVKPVISGADAAICHMETVYGEDDGPFTGYPDFVSPPEVAQGLKDTGYDSCSTASNHALDDGSAGVRRTLDALDKAGVRHTGTARSAAEATRPALLTAGGARIAQLSYTYGVNDHPFPDGQPWAVALIDEKKIVADARAARKAGADVVVVSLHWGTEWQTDPDEIQLDLGRGLTASRTGARPDIDLILGTHAHVPQAYEKVNGTWIIYGMGDQIAGVMTNDDGELDGRGNQGSIGRFTFGPPAAKGQRWPVRKAEFIPQLMDTDTGRVVNLREAVRQDPERDDYREVLSDISATVLSRGAAADGLTPG
- a CDS encoding sigma-70 family RNA polymerase sigma factor, yielding MTTATETTDERALSDLQRRHGPALLNFLLGLTYGDRQRAEDLVQETLVRAWLHPEAFDGPFESMRPWLFTVARRLAIDARRSRLARPPEVGDAGLAATPDPEDRTESAVAALDVRRAVRTLSAEHRAVLVQLYFRGLSVNEAAAVLGIPPGTVKSRSYYALRALGRALPGYRRSSSSRNASSDGVSATSR
- a CDS encoding zf-HC2 domain-containing protein, translated to MADGDGSADGADESGPHVRSLLGAYVLEALGPEEDRRVADHLAGCDPCGAAYLEVADTPSLLAFLDEDDLR
- a CDS encoding histidine kinase, encoding MSPSALAVLTVLAALLLAGGFLLGRRTARPARPSDVGTPVEHATFETLHTASLAAPPLRAGLTEESARKAARRLRSLLGTDALCLTDRERVLAWDGSGEHHGERVMERVEGVLDSGRGTAFADGCGDLDCSLRWGVAVPLTVDNRVLGTLVAYAPRESAVLVRAAGEVARWVCVQLELAELDRSRTRLIEAEIKALRAQISPHFIFNSLAAIASFVRTDPDRARELLLEFADFTRYSFRSHGDFTTLADELHSIDQYLALVRARFGERLSVTLQVAPEVLPVAMPFLCLQPLVENAVKHGLEGAATTSRITISALDAGAEAEVVIEDDGVGMEPDRLRRILRGEGGASTGIGLLNVDERLRQVYGDEYGLVIETGVGAGTRITVRIPKYRAGVHGS
- a CDS encoding sodium/solute symporter translates to MSQSYTVTAVAVVVLATVLVGGFGLRISRTTSDFYVASRTVGPALNAAAISGEYLSAASFLGIAGLVLLHGPDMLWYPVGYTAGYLVLLVFVAAPLRRSGAYTLPDFAEGRLESRAVRRLVSVFVVGAGWLYLVPQLQGAGLTLKILTGAPGWFGGVLVALVVVAAVAAGGMRSITFVQAFQYWLKLTALLVPAIFLLLAWRGDDRPRPALDLASAVAVRADHPLYATYGLIVATFLGTMGLPHVVVRFYTSPNGRAARRTTVAVLALIGVFYLLPPVYGALGRIYAPGLPHGTDADAAVLLLPERAIGGLGGDLLGALVAGGAFAAFLSTASGLTMAVAGVLTQDVLPARGVRQFRLATPLAIVVPLCGSLLVSNAPVADSVGMAFAVSASSFCPLLVLGIWWRRLTPPGAIAGLLLGGGLSFAATVITVTGTVRSGWPHALLAWPAVWSVPVGFLAMILVSLATRTRIPAGTNAAMTRFHLPEGLT
- a CDS encoding LytR/AlgR family response regulator transcription factor, yielding MLRVLAVDDEEPALEELLYLLRADPRVRAAEGATGATEALRRIGAALDSGPAGPDAVDVVFLDIHMAGLTGLDVARLLAGFAEPPLIVFVTAHEGFAVRAFDLKAVDYVLKPVRRERLAEAVRRVAELVGERSPAPEPPPAADQITVELGGVIRFVAVADIAYAEARGDYARLHTDTGSHLVRIPLSTLEERWRSRGFVRIHRRHLVALARIDELRLDAGAMSVRVGDAELAVSRRHARALRDLLMRQER